In Castor canadensis chromosome 6, mCasCan1.hap1v2, whole genome shotgun sequence, the genomic window TGTTATTTTGGTCTGATTGCTGTATGTTGTCCCACTGATGATCCCACTATTTCCTGATGGTGTTGAGGCAGCATTCGTTTCACCAGCTGTGGCTAACTGGTGTGTTTGGGGGAAGAGGGGTTTCTCTGGCCTATGGGGTGAAGAGCTTTCTTTCGGGTTGCTTGTTGTGACAGGATCACCTCTGTCAGTTgggttgtattttttttctttctaatttggtCTTGAGGTCACTCTTCTGAGAGTGACTATAAACTCTAGACCTGCCCTAATGGGGCTCCAATGGAAGTGGATTGGGATGTTTACAGTGTGTCTATCACATGATACTTTGTTATCCTGGCAGATAGCCTAAGGCCTCCATGTCCAACAATTGGCTGTGTATGACTCACACAGAAAATTTGTATATACAGAAAATACCCTTGTGACATTTCTCTGTCTTATGTCCCATTCATTTTTTTATCCAGAAAGCTACTCTCTGGGGTAACCcctacctagaaaaaaaaaattagctataaATATGTGGTAGGATGAGTCATAGACAAGGccatacaacaaaaggaaaaatagataaaGCAGTTTTATGACTTACAGATTCCAGAGAGAAAAGGATAGCATGCCTGGCTGGGCCAGCTGGTAGGTGATATTGTAtgagacacacaaacacactccaCTGGCAGATGGGGAGTAAATAAGAAAGACAGGTGAGACTGTGGCCTGAAACTGTGATTGGAACGCAAGGCATCATCCACATAGGTTTTCTTCATGAGACTCTTGTTTAGAGCAAACAGATGAGTTCTATGGAGTCACACAGTAATTAAGAGTTGGTCACTGTGGCCACCTCCGCAGGCCACATGGAATAGAGAGGTCAGTGAGATGAGTGAAGTACATTGCATCTAAAGATTTCATTGGGTGCTTGTACCATGAGgcaattaataaaaagataaatgagttGACCATACTGAGCACCTGGGTTGAGGTAGAGAACTATAAACTGAGTCCATAGTGACTAAGTCTTTCTTCTGGTGTGAAAAGGTTAAACTTGAATTCAAAATGAATGCTAAAGCAACATGAAATTTTCAGAATTCACTAGCTCTTCCTATAGATTTCTCTTCCCCCAACTTTTCAACCAGCTTCCTCGTGTCCCTAGGCTACGTACGGAAGTCTGAGGACCATCAAGAAGGGGGGATTCCTAGGGCTATTTATTAGTGGAGCTCCAGATCAGACTCTGGTGCTGGTTCTGTCAGGGCTGACTTGATGATTTAGGTAAAAACTCTGTATGCACCAAAAAGCACATATCACAGGAAGACCTTCCCACAACAAGAAGAGGTGTATGCCTCTGCTAAAATTTGACCAATACCaagtttcatattttaaataacccaagAGGAAATCTAGTTCCACCAGGCAGTCAATCTTGCAAGATCACCCTTAAAGTCTCACTTTTACTGTACTCCATATGTGTCTGAGTACATTCTTTAAGTTTGAACAAATGAGTGTATTTCTCACACCTTACCCTTGTCTCATGAGGAAAACCTATGGGGTTGATGCCTTTGGTTCCAATCACAACTTCAGCCCATAGGCCcacatgtctttcttatttactCCCCATCTGCCAGTaaagtgtgtttgtatgtgtcatATAGTATCCCCTACCAGTTGGCCCAGCCAAGCATGCTATCCTCTTCTCTCTGGAATCTGAAAGTCATAAAACTGCTTTGTCTGATCCAAATCAGCCTTCTCTCTATCCTAATGTTAATGGTGCaggttcagtctgtgatcagaagactttcaaattctttgtcctgtttggaagaatccatggcagaacATGTGGCTATAAAAGGAATTAATTAAAACTtcaggaagagaaatacaaagagaagcaTTGTGGAGTCTTGGTAAAAGCCAGAAGCTGAGAGAGTGTGTTTCTGCTCCTTAGGTgttttttaaaacctatgataacctatagGGAGGGGAAAACAAGGAGATTCCCATTCAATAATCAATGAGAGGGTCATGAGTGTTtctcagccaggtgagggtgattttgggtcctgaacttttcctaaTTTAGCCTACATCACTAAGATTCAAAACCAATTTGTTATCTTCCTATCACCTTTCAGAAATCTTTTGAGACCTCTTTCAGTCTCccaaggtttttaattttagttacagTAAGGATCTGGGAGAAATGAGTCTATAATatctttttttgtagtaaaaataatagtaagatttgttaggaaaaaaatctagtaTAATAgtataaaagtggggagaaaaggaaaatcatttcCTGTTTCGCATGCAGAAAATGGCAGTAGAGACTGAAAATGGTGGTCCATATTTCCTAGTCTTATACTGGATTGCTGGGGAATATACATGGTCAAAGATATTGTATCTGGGTGGCTGAGGTGGCTAAAAACAAGGAGGAGTCATCCTGGCCCACCTAAAACACAGAGGCAATAGGTCTGCTTTACAACTTCCTCCTGCCAGACATGATTCCAAGGAATCTAAGAGcctgttaacatctcaaagagaaaagcagaagcaggtagctctcctttatgtagcccagtggttcctgtaacttagcatctaaaaagAGATGGAAGGGTTCTAACTACTctggtttttcagtttttacttcctcgcTCCAATGTCTGAGtatggccctttaaatatttattaaaataatataatttccctgtctcatttaattaatataatttctgCCTCATTTTTCTCCTAAATGACTCTGAtcccttttaatcttaaaagggTACAGAGGGGTTACAGTCCAAATTATAGCTTCTTTCTTCTAAGTGGGGGTGCTGGCTTTACTTAGAAAGGGAACCAAAAATTCTTTTCCATATCTTAAATTTAGTAGACAGGCTGCCAGGATCAGGAGGAGGAAACATCAAGttattcttttattaaaagagaaattagtgaaaaccaGCCTTTAAAGTAAGCTTTTAAGCTTTGAGaggatttttgttgctttttagttttactcCACTCTAGGTATCTATAAGCAGGACCATAATTGCCTCCAAAAGGGGCTTTGTTATTAACCAAAAGCCAGAAATCCAAATCCTAGAGAAAGACATTTACAAATAAATTGGGTtaattattaaatgttttttagATGATCCTTATTTTAAGAAGGCCCATTTCATAAGGGTAAGTTAGTTCCTCAAAATTACAATGTGGCCTAGACAATTTACCTTTAATTGTGAGATTTCTGCCTTTTGAAGAGAGGCCCAGTACTCTGTTGATCCCAAGAATTTAAGATCATTTACATGCTTATTGTAAGTCGCCAAGGTTGAAAAGGACTCTAAAACAAGTTTAGAGTCAATCTGACATGTTACATTGAGCTTTAGAGAACAAAGTTTCATTAGTCTCTAGCATTAAAATCAATGTTTTACCccttgcaaaaataaaacaaacataataaTCATTGATGCATTCTGATGGAATATATTTAATTGTTAAAAGTAAAACCTCTAATTAAGTTGGCTATCCAAAATACCCACACATAAAGATCCActctttttaacctcttggctttaCTTTGGAAGGGCTGGCAGGAGTGATTCCACTTTGTTGTTGGTTTAGATACAGGGTCACATTATACAGTTTAGGTTGATCTGGAACTTGCTAAGTACCCTAGGCTagacttatgatcctcctgttttacccACCCaatcactggaatgacaggtatgcacAACCATGCACagaatgactttatttttattctgctttatttAAACAGCTTTCTGCTTGTTTCTgaacagttttcttttgaagatATCTGTTGAACTATCACTCTGATCTATTTCCAGGATTAGCTGCTCAGGATGGTCTTAAGTGATCCCATGTTGTGGGGACAAGTGTCAGGTTGAGAGTCAATGTCAATAAAATACCTTATTCTAGCCAATTAAAGCAAACTGATAGGTTTAGAATAAGTGGCCCTTAAGCAGGACTTATAGGGcacccatttttaaatttaattttttgctctgtaggtaactcttttttttttgagtttaaatGCACTTTATTTTTAGACAACCTACATgacatgtttttcttaaaaaacaatgcCTTCACTCCACATAAATCACAGTCAAGAAAAATGAAGAGCTCAAGATGACATCAGTCCCATTTGTCATAAGTCCTGGTGTTGTGTGGTGACAAGCAGCAGCCAGTTATGATGACAGGTGATATAGATCCAACATAATTGTCCAATTTGTTAACATTTCTCCATTTCTAAACCATCCTTAAAGAAAATCATATACGGGGTCACACCATCCTCACGGTAGTCCAGGAGAACAACCATGCCATCTGGATTCATGTTTTCACCAATGAAAAACTGGTAGCTATTGAAATTAGCAAGGGTGTGCTTGATTTGTTCCGCAGCCCCTGTCATGAAAGGTTTTACTCTTTCTGGTCTCTGTTCTTCAAGTTTGCCTTTGAGTGATTTCATGTAATCTttgatatacttctttttttttttttttcatttttcttttattattcatatgtgcatacaaggcttggttcatttctcccccctgcccccaccccctcccttaccacccactccaccccctcccgctccccccacctcaatacccagcagaaactattttgcccttgtttctaattttgttgtagagagagtataagcaataataggaaggaacaaggggttttgctggttgagataaggatagctatacagggcattgactcacattgatttcctgtgcgtgggtgttaccttctaggttaattctttttgatctaaccttttctctagttcctggtccccttttcctattggcctcagttgctttaaggtatctgctttagtttctctgcattaagggcaacaaatgctagctagttttttaggtgtcttacctatcctcacccctccctcgtgtgctctcacttttatcatgtgctcatagtccaatccccttgttgtgtttgcccttgatctaatgtccacatatgagggagaacatacgatttttggtcttttgggccaggctaacctcactcagaatgatgttctccaattccatccgtttaccagcgaatgataacatttcgtctACTTCTTGTAGGTTTCTTTTGTGAAGCTGGTTTCCTGTAAGTGATGGTTCAAACATTGTCAACACCAGTGATTACTCTGCTTTTGGTACCTTCGCCCTCCGGCCCTTCAGCGGAGGCATTTCCACCAATGAGCGAGTCATCAATGTTACCCTCAGTCCTACTGACCATCCTGCCCTCCACCTCCAGGCATAGCCTGTCTGCAATCTCCCGGAGGTCCCGGTAGATGATCATGATGGTGGCTGGAGGGAGATGACGGCACTAGCTTAGCAGGAGCCCGAGCTCGGAGCGAGCCAGCTGCAGCCGGAGAGgtgctgggggggggggtggaaaaGTATggtagcatttttttaaatgctatttctGTTGTACTTctgcaaaatatcaacaaagaacagttaatacaaaacaaaggaaaatacaaaacaaagttaaTGAGAGCCAATATTTAAATAGGCAAATGTTTGAGAAATAGAAACTTGTTAAAGATGTTTTTTGGGAGTTTGATTGTAAATGTCTTAGAGAAGGTAACAAAACACTTAGAACATCAGAATGTTTTTTAATGTTTAGCAATTGATATAACAATTTTTATTGTGTATAGCATTTTAGGATGATAATTATGATTGATGGCattaattagtaccattaagCTCTCTTAATTGCTTAAGTAAAAAATGATTTCATAAACATATTAATAGAATAAATCCcccttttaattttgtctttagagtcactgaattttaaataagttacaaaaTGCTTTTTGTTGCAGATGTACTTTATGTATGCTCAATGTCCAATTCTTAGTTAAATGACACTacttttaatgttagaaaacatacTTAGAGAAGGTaagtacatttaacatttaaagacagcaACAACTAGGATCATAGCTACACAGATGTCTTAAGTCACCATATATTATATTactatatatatcacatatatagtAATTTAGATTTTATCTTTTGAGTAGAATTTAGAATCTTTAAGTAAGATAATAGGTGTGGAGCACTAACAAAAATTAAAGCTTTTAGAGTTCTTACAAGTTTGTGGAGACAGTGCCAGTGCCCAAAATAGACTGGTTTTCTACTGAAAATGTGATGGTCACTTTgcattaaatttatataatttcaaCCCTGTAAACTTCCATGtagcatttaaatgaagtttagGTATATAGCCCATATATTTTTAGaatgttaaatatattaaaatcactgaaaagacagACATTTAAATGAACTGATTTAGTCAAGACTAAGTTTCTTAAAGAGTGAAAAGGCCAAGAAAGTTAGAAAAACACAGTAAGTACTTACTCTCCAAcatctgtgtttatttttaaattgagccCATTGGAGTAGCCAGACTTTACAGTCTGAGAgtcaaaaaaatctcagtttttttgtttggagtATATACAAGGATATGAAAAATCATCATTTTCTGCCACCTGGTCTCCTAATGCCTAGATTCTGTGAGTGACACTCAAATTCACCTCAATGCAGGTGATAGCAGCTTCATGTGCTTGTGGCCCACAGCCCTTCATAGCTCCACTAGGTCCTTGATCCATCCCAAGTAATAGTCCTGCTTTACCTATTTTCATGGCCTGTGCCATTCTGGATATCACAAGAGAAACCCTGAAAAGATTAGGCAGTAAGCCTAAAGACAAAGGAAGTACCTTAATAACAGTAGAAAACCAGACTTGGGAAGCTTTTTCTCCCCAGTGGCTGTCTAAAAGAGAGAAACCCAATcccagagagaagaaaggaaaataaagcctgAAAGTCAGAAAAAGTTGGCTAGAGATGATGGATCACAGGAGGTTAAGAAAACACTTATACTTAGCAGGAAACACCTGTCTGCATCTGAAAGACACCTCTACACTCAGCCAATGcacaaaaaaggctataaaacccaattccCACCTTGACCCACCAGACCAcaggtttctgggtccccctgctgtccccactatgcagtctttctcttcactTGTCTACAAGTAAAATCTTTcccacctctgctgctggagtcacctgtgctttcattctcagagcaggctcaagaaccctaagcacctgaaactccagtgcatgtcatctgtgcatcatatttggtgaccaCAAAGGGACATTTCTTCTGAACCAAGGTCTGTATAGGTTGTACTAAACTgagaaaggctgcctaggaatatGACCATGACCTTCTGGCACTCTGATGGAATCTGTTCTCCAGGATAGCcccccaccacggcctagctacAGTGGACCTCTCAGGccagcctttctctctctcttgttaaggaagatttctcccttgggaacctgaggaaaagctccaagctCATTACAGCTGTAAAGCAGGCAATCTGAGAGATCTCAGGGGCCAGCTGGGGACTCATACCAAACTGCCAGTGCTAATGGGAGGAGCTAAACTTCAGTGCACTGAGACTTTTTTTCTCTCAACTCTCACATTCCTCCCTCCTTtaactctttctctcttttaagaTGTGACTCACTAAGAGGAGGtacaaaaacagctggtggaaaagAAAGCTTCTCTTCAAGCTAAAAAGGTGCTCTGGCAGGGGCACTACCTGTTGTCACCCGAAGGCTGGacatgcaacttcctgaccttccttgaggctccaaaggtgactAAGTCTCAGACCACTCCAGACATGCTTGGGCAAACAGACAATgagatctcttatgcttcctttatggtttctgtggcccaagagtggaggtcaccccttacttccagtgctccagtactgcccttgggcaggATCAAACTGGACAGCAGTGGTGACAAATAATCCCTCAAGTGTCGAGCCTGGAaattctcttttcccccaatcctcagtctctccttcccctttcccaagcagttcagAATCAGTGCCCCCCTCCTCCACTTTGCTCTAAACAACAGTGGGTTTCCTTCTTCAGGGAATTTGGGGAAAACCTGGCAGGCACAAGAATGTGCTAGTGTCTAacttaggcttaactgtctttgtcaagcatctggTTAAACTGATTAAACAGGTTCCACAGTCTgtcctcaggaaaaagaaaaaaaaaaaaacaatgaaaaggcaGAGATCTTAGGATCTTCGTTTTTTTGCCCCTTACTGCCACAAAAGCCTTCAGGCACTCTCTCTCTTTACATAACAAGCATATATGCATCTCAGGACATATAGGGAGACCTCATCAgaagtccccatccatgcctctgcaGAGGTACTGACTCTGGCCTTGCAAGCCCTCTTGGATACTCTgatacagttatttttaaattacaagtcttcagctggtagaggagagcCAGGTACCTGGTTTGCAGGGCAAATAGGCAAGTCAAAACAGATAACAGATTGGTCAAAGGACATTTTGGTGAGTggcaggagcaagggagagagagacaccCTTTCCCACatagagtttctcctcatttgGGGATGCTTAGCTAAAAGGAGAAatctctgttaaggtgaccaattttcccttgtttccctttttaaatgGGGAATTAAGCCTCAAGGGTCTAGGAAGGATTCCCTATTTCCTGCTTATCAAAatattggaaagatcttgatccaggaagtcttcagcaaaagcagctgaaGTTGTACTGCACCCAGGATTGGCTACAATATCCTCTGAGAGATAAGGAAAGATGACCAGAAGGAGGGAACATTAATTATagtaccattcttcaattagatatgtactgtgaaaaggagggaaagtggaccaaagttccaaatgatcaactgttctttttcctgagaccacccagaatggctgaacaaatgcaggctagatacctaGACCATTGTAACCCATTGCAAAAAGCCTCCAAATTCCCTTGAGGAAATAAGGAAAccatctgatgctccatcagctccccttcTACCCTCTTAACTAGTTACCTCATGCACaacatcccacaggactctaccccctccagttaattcctggaggggatagggcttacgttccttttagagtgactgaatgtaaagaaataaaaaatgctttaGGATGTTACACAGAGAACCCAGATCAgcacatccaggcatttagagaagtcagccaaaactttgaactgagctggaaagatgcaatgctattgctatctcagacccttactgctctggagaaacagtgggtactagatcaggcagtcacagctggagacaattatcacttagataaatgtggtcCTACAGGCCATCTCAGACTAGgtcctcacaggaggaggagggggagggataagaaaagcaaagacactggatacctaaaaagGAACCTTGATTcacaattccaacaggagatcagacAATGCCTAGGTATGAGCCTAAGGGGGACCCTGAAAATGAGAAGGATGAATGGAGCCACaatcatttcatccactgcattcttgagggtctaaggagagccaaggtaaaatcTCTTAATTattcccaagtcacagctgtataGCAAGGACCCTTGGAAACCCCAGTAGGTTTCTTACAGAGATTTAATGATGACTTACAAAAGCATatcaacattataccagagtaacaggaagaagaaatcatcctaaaagataaatttctaacacagtcagcacagATATCTATAAAAAGCTacagaaactggtggctgaagggagcagagatctagaccaattggtccatgaaGCCATGCCCATATATTATAAttgggacttagaaaaagaaaagagggacctggacaagcaaaagaaaaaaaataaatggcagGAGCCTCTGATCACTgcactcagagaggcttcccCAGGGCatagtccaaacccaaggacatgctttcaatgtggacaggccggccattttaggagggattGCCCCCAGAGAAAACTACCTCTGGGACCATGCTCCATTTGTcatggaaaacactgggaggcacactgtccctggttccAAGGGGAACTGAGGCTATAACCTCCCACCCAATTATGGGTCCTAGGGCCTCACATCCAGGCTTCTGTAAGTAGAAGAGCCTGGGGTTAAAGTCACTATTGAAAAGGACAAGGTCAGCTTCCTTATTGATATTGGAGCCAGaatttcagctattcctttctctcctggacccaggtcctccatgAAGATTACTGTTtagggcatatcaggccagcctctagagcattatttcagtcagcctttagcctgctcctgtggagatttccacttctgtgTCTCCTTTTTAACTGTCCTCGAAACCCCTACTCCTCGCTGGGGTGAGACCTTCTGTCTAAATTGGAGGTGCAGGTCCTTTTATCCCTAAGAGAGTAATTTTCTTGCCCCTAGTAGAGGAACAAGGAGACCCCTTAGTTTTGGATGGATGAACATATTGTGGGATGGGCATGAACAGCTTTCCCAGCCCTGATTCCTCTCAAggatccctcctggtttccccatcaagaacaatatcctttaaaggtagatgttaaggaggggctaattcccattataaaagacttaaagagaagggactgctaatagaatgctccagcccatattatactcctattcttggtatcagaaagggacctaacaaatggaagctagtccaagatctccacctgatcaatgaagcagtattGCCTCTCCATcttgtagttccaaatccctgtatggttttagcccaaatacctccaggtaatGTTTACAACTCTGTcatggacttaaaggatgccttcttttgcattcccttacaccctaaaagtcaacctatctttgcctttgggTCCTCACAAGGAAGTCTGGACaagtcacctggactgtcctcccccagggattcagagacagcctccacctctttgggttggctctaatcCAAatcttggcagagtggcaatatccacaggctactctgctacaatatgtagatgacctcctgctctgtggaccaaatgagcctgtcatttcatgagccactgaatgcttactaaacttcttagcagatagaggatataaaatctctaaggAAAAAGCTCAATTGTGTCAGACTAGGGTTGCATATTTAGTTCTTGTCCTGGAGAAAtaaatgagggctctaggaggAGATAAAATCTGTCCAATTCTGATGTTTTCCCTaactaaaactctaaaacaattaaGAGCCTTTTTGGGGaacacaggatactgtagaatttggatcctgggttatgcagacctagccaggcccttatatcaaatccttaaggaagcacataAAAGGATCCCTAGCCCTTTACTGAATGGgctgacaagtcagaaaatgcattccactgGCTAAAAAAGGCACTTTTAAACCAgtacaggacaagtttcaattatgtgTCTGTGAAAAGGGAAGATTGTCCCTGGGagtgactcagctctggggcatcactccccagccagttggctacttaagcaaagagttagatcaggtagccaagggatggccaggatggcTTAGAGTAGTGGCTGCaataagccttctagtgcctgaagttCAAAAATGTATCCTAAACCACCCGccaatggtttataccccacacaactCAGGGGAAATTTTATACTCAAAAGGATAACTTCagctatctgacagccatctacttaaataccaggtcCAGCTTCtgagagggacagaaataactttaaggacctatcgggctaaatcctgcatcccttctaccagaggagAGGAAAATCCTAAACACTCGTGTAAGAAGGTACTTATgaaaaattatgctgcccaacctgacttaactgatcagcccttaaaaaaacccagatccccaattatacactgatggcagttcctttgtcaaaaatgttgtaaggggtgattgccaatcatgtaactgcaaaaataCCTAATTGAAGTAACAGAGGACACCACAAACCAGGTAGGCCTTGGCATTAAgaacatgcaaaggtctttgtcctcctttgcctgtatggtcatggaccactgcctggccctagattttcttttggctaaacaataccaccaatacttcctgttgcacatatataaacacttaaggaattgtagaggaacatgcagattacattctccaacaagctaagtggctccaggagcaatctcttgaaactcaggtttctgcacagtatgggaccaaataaaatcctggcttcccttattcctaccctttctggggcctatagttgccattattttcttgcttGCatctgggccttgcattttaaactttcttgtcaagtttgtttcttctcacctagaatctgtcaaactacagatgcctctgatggagatgaaaacgacATACTACcgtggtccccttgacaacccctctagtggtcagccctgatgctgtgagccccttcatcaccccctgtcagcaggaagtagttactgaatagactttgtagtccctattcctaacagcagttagggcagtCACTGAGAGAGAGGACTTAAAGGATGGaccacaggaggtcaaggagacacttctccttcccaggaaatgccTGTCTGCATCTGAAAGACATCcacaccctcaggcaatgcacaaaaaaggctataaaacccatgGGACCACTGgcttccaggtccccctgcattccccactatgcagtctttctcttctcttctccacaAACAAAATCTTTCTAACCTCTGCTGCTGCAGTCTGcctctgctttcattctcagagcaggctcaaggaccttgagcatctgaaattccatCATGTGTCTTCTGTGCATCACAGATACAAGTGAGCACCCAGTAGGAAAAGGAAGCATCTGGCACTTGGTAACCTGGTAGAAAAGGCAGAGGCATGTCCACAACCTGGAGGGAGAAACAGGGCAGATGGTTCTTACCTCTCCAAGAAACACACATAAGATCTGGTATCTGGGTCAAGGTGTGATAGAACTGGTATCTGAGTCATGGTGTCAAGGATGTTACTGGAAAAATAGCATTAACCTCAGTTCTTACTTCcagtagaaaaataattcaagcaagatgcaaaagaTATGGTAAgttatagtaaagtttattaggaaagaaacttagtataacaggataacagtgaggagaaatgaaaaaaaagaaaaacatttctagtttgtcacacaggaaatgggagtggAGACTCCTAGCCCATACTATTGTGTTCTGTAACTGATGTTGCAATGAATGGTTAGTCCGACAgtaagttttgtttcttcttctttttatttttaaatttccttcaatAGATGTTCTTGCAATTGCTATTCTAGAATATAAGGGCATGAAATGCTAAAAATAGGCTACCAGAAATACTGGATATTATAGTgttattgaaatattttgaaaagagcaTATTCTGAGAAAGTCTAGAAAAGTCAAGGGTTTAGCCTCATAAGGTAATTAGAGGTAAGTTGGGAACAGTCACTCTGATT contains:
- the LOC109678651 gene encoding translationally-controlled tumor protein-like, whose translation is MIIYRDLREIADRLCLEVEGRMVSRTEGNIDDSLIGGNASAEGPEGEGKLEEQRPERVKPFMTGAAEQIKHTLANFNSYQFFIGENMNPDGMVVLLDYREDGVTPYMIFFKDGLEMEKC